The genomic region ACATGATTGAGCGAGTGATCTTTATCAATTTCTGAATGTTGTTTGATCTTATAACTTCAATTTTCTATGCCGTTTTCTTTCAAATCTGTATGGTCTCCGTTCTTTTCCAAATCTTTATGACCACCGTTGTTGTTTTGTGAATCTGTATAGCCTCCTCTGTTCTCTTTCGATTCTATTTGCCCTCCCCATTTCCTTATCCTGTCTTCAGCTATGGATGCCTGCAATATTATTACAGATTACGTCTCAGCTTATGTTTTTATTATTGGACAGACCAGAATATTCGATATCGATCAACCACCACCGCTACCTCTTTGTTCCAGCTGGTTTTACAAATCATCGAAAAAAGGATACCAGTTTGAAGGACTGTTCCCAACAGCATTCCGGTCCAAATACCCTGGAAATGATCAATATATATTTACTTTACCACTTGAAATATAAAAACTAGAACGGAAGCAGCTGTTGGTTAGGTCATTTTGCGAAAGCTCACCTTAGAACCCCCGTGAAGCTTGTAACCCATGATTAGGCCCAAGGGAACCCCAAATGCATAGTAGCATACTATGTTCACATAACCCACTACAGCTTGCCACCCTGCTCCAATGGCGACCCCGGAGAGAACTGGTTGAATGCTGTTTATAACAATGCACGTCGCCAGCAATGGGGTGAGATGCTTCACGAGAGCTTTCACCTCCGGATCGCTTGAAAACAAAGACGGATATATGTCCCGGGTGATGATGAGTGCTAGTGAGAGAGCAACGCCGATCAAAAACGAAGTCACCACGGCCACTACTAACGAGAACTTTGCCGTTCTTGGGTGAGCTGCGCCTAGTTCATTAGACACTCTCACACTACAAAGTGATAAAGGTTGCATTTCATATTAAGATTTTTTATGTTTCTTCTGAAGTTAGGAAGATCGGTTTGATATGTATTAGTATGGATGTGGGACTGAACGACTGACCTTATAGCTGTGGTCATGCCAAGAGCTGCCATGAGCGTCCATCCGAATATGTTCAAACTGCATAATTAATGAACAGCGCATATaccaaaaacaaacatttggccagaaaaaaaaaaaaaaaaaaaaaaaaaaaaaacctgaagaaatattaaaacaaaaaagaaatatgtTTATGCACCAAGTACGTTTCACCACATTTCGGTTGAGCCAATGTAACTTTTTAGCGCTCCCGACTCGCTGATTGGGCTAGGGAAAGAGGATTCGGATTCAGAACTTCTTTAGATCTCTCATTTTCTTGGATATGCACTTGCTTAAAGAATTTACATAATGCTTACAATATGCAGGTCCTAATTGGGATTTTTGCTGGTGATTGATCCATCTATTTCTAAGAGTCCCGGTACGGGGTGATTTCAAAATGATGGAATCGAGAGCATGATCTCCGATTCTAATCTGTTAAATTTCTGAAACAAAATTTCTTTCTAATTGTGAATTAATCAAAATGTTTGGAGTTCTCGGAATTTTTGGAGTTGGTGTTATCTCAAAAGTTTCAAAACATAGTTCAAGATTTCTATATTTTTACCCTATATGCCATGCAAACAAGGCTTGCCAATGTGTCTTAAAACTAACCCGAATGCGTAACAAAATAGCAGAAGAAAAAACCACTCACCATATGGACATGCCATCCACAGAAACCCGTGCATTCTTCAGATACCCAGCAAAAAGAACTAGTGCCATAAAGTACCAACATTCCAAACTGCACAagatttaacaaaataaaatcaaatgagCTTATTCAATTTGTAAAACCCTTGAATATAAATTATACCACAAATTATTGCTTTTAGGGTTgattacatatataatatagtaTCATGAATAAAATTTGTGCAAAAAACTTTTACATTATTCCTGAAAGAGCATTTAACTTTGGAAATAATATTTTGCATACAAATAATGGAAATAACATTTctttacaaaacaaaaagagcaATTGGACAAGAATCGATATTCAATGTTTTTGATATattcctctatatatatatacacacactatGTTCAATGTAATACCAAAAAGAGAAAGGTCAATTTGACACTAAACACGTATAGCTTAGCCATAATGCTACGTCAATCATGATCTCAACCTTTGACTAACAACTTTATATGAGATTTGCAAACGTAAGTATAATCGAGTTAGTTAGAGAGAAATGCATATTTTTTGCATTTAAATTCGAATCATCCTTGTAGTAACAAAAATTTATTACGAATTGTCTATTTATTTgctataattaatttattaaacaatttttattttaattgattttttgtataaataatctttacataatgatttataatatgaacaattTTGATCATAAGCACGAAGTTCTGTGAATCTGCCACTAAGTAAATTGAGGAGGAACTCCTCCTCAACCTTCAGGAACCACACCTTTctcctttattttttatgaaaaattaatatatctcaGCATTTTGAAATAACtgtcaaaaataatttagaattGAGTTTAGCTAGTCTACCAGAGCATGATTCCAGAAGCCATAGACAACTTAACAAAATCCCAAAGATTATGAAAGGCCTTCAACGAGAACCCAACCCAAGCTCGACCACATgtcccagaaaatatataaatcaaCTGAGCCAAAACTATGAACCACCAGGACGCGTTGAGCACGACGGCGGCGCCCACCAGTCCCCACCCGAGTTTGAACATCAAAAGCCAGCTGAACAACGTGTGCAAGACCAAAGCCCCTGCGGATATCGCTGCCATGACCATGATCTTGCTCTGCGACTGCAAGAACTTGGCTAGCGGGAAGTTCATGGCGTAGGCGAACAGTTGTGGTATCATCCATATCGCGAACTGTCCCGCCGCCTTCGATATGTCGTCGGTCTGCCCTATCATTTTGAGTAGTTGCTCAGCAAAAATGTAAAGAAAGGAGAGCAGTACGGCGGTGGAGTTGAGGATCACCCACGACCTCTGCATGTAGATTCCTAACATGTCCAGCTGCCCGGCTCCGAACGCTTGCCCGCACAACGTCTCAAGCGCACTCCCCATGCCATACTtcaataaaatttcaatatacAAGTCAATatgttttttaataaaaaatagatgAGATAATTTTACACGACGGTAATCGTAGGGAGACCTTTAAAATCAAATgaatgattgttgatgattatatTAGTACTCAACTATTGATTAACGCGTTTGTTTTCTATTGATGACAcctaatttggtttaaaaatttgatctccttaGCAGTATCCTAATGTTATATTGTAAATTTATCATAATTGGTATGTGATTAGTATTTTATAAGTATATATTCAACAAAATAGAAGGaatatgagaattgttattagcattttaaaaatctcattctacacaatctacaagtgtattttttttaatcatagaAAGTATGAAGggcaaaataaatttttttgaatgcccaataaatataaaataatttttttgaagtgttaataacaattccaaataaataaatatatatatatatatatacacacgttGAATATGGTGTAATGGATGCATGGTGAGGGTAAGAACCATAAAACCGAAGGAGAAACCGGCTATGACAGAGTTTTCGACAGATACGGTGGCAAGCTCTAAGGTGCCCACATGGCCGGCAAAGATCTGTGTGATGGCGCCGATGGAATATTGGCTAAAGgaagtgaagatggctgggccAGCGAGGTACCATAGCCTTttggtttctttgtagaactgTTGGGAGAAGCCGCGGAAGCTGACGATGGGAGGGATGTCGCCGGCATGCACCACCACCGGATCATCCTCTTGGACAATTGCCATCGGGGATGTTGTCGGCAAGCACAGACACCACCACCTGCCTGatatcatattataatatatgcTAGCTTTAGCTCTATATATATTGTTGGAATCAAATTCGGCATcccacatatatataatatcttCGAGTAATGTTGCTTAGTCTTAATCACTGATGGAGCCAAGGCTAAACCGTAAGTTTTAGGAAATGATTTCGTAGAAGAATAATGCTTGTGGCCCTCCATAAGACATAAAAGGTTGGGGTTATGTACTCTTCGTCTTTGGTTTACATCTCTATACAATACAGGCGCTTGTGGGCATTAGAAAGGTGAACTTAATTACGTGTctgaaagaaatgaaattcaTTGCTTGTAACATTTCTTTCTTGTGTTTAATCCAAtatgaagtgtttttttttttcgtttgcaTAAGATATGTGAGTTTGTGAAAGATGTTTACATTAAAATTTTTGGAAGGCAGGTTGGTGGCATCACTTTTTATATAATACTTTTTATGCATATTTTTGTGGGGTCCaattagtactttatttaaggGTTCAAACCTTCCACCTTTTAGATATTCTTTTAAAGATCGTGTCTACCAAAATCATTCAAATATAAAATCGTATGACCATTGGATTAAGGGCTTATTATTTCTTTGTAAAATCGTATTCGcccattttcttcactataaAATGTctaaatggttttggatttgtctaattttcgGATGATTTATaaatgatgttctaaaagataGACAGTTCGGATCATTAAATATATTACGGAATGAACTCCAAACGTGTGAAAAAAATTGGTGCCATAGATTCGCCTCCAAACTTTGGGTAATTTCAGATGCAATCTTTATTTTGGTACATGattaaacatataatcattTTCTGTCTTTCAAATTTTTACCATACATTTTTAAGGttaatgatttgttttttgtttctatGTTGGCCCTCCCACACATAAATTCATGACTCCTCTCCTTCCTTGAGACTTGGAAGCCTCTCACTCAAATATAGCCCAGATGGTCATAGTAAGGTAAAATCAACAACCACAAACAACTAGATTTTGTCAAGTCCGGTAGTGTTTTTAGTTGGTTATTAGACAATGTTAGAGTTTGACTCTCATAAATGAGATAACCAAATATGCATTTGTTTGTAATTAAGTCTGTTATATAGAACAACAAGAAGTAGGGTTTGGAATAATTGAATTATGACAAGTTCTGGCATAGATCGGCCAATGTAatacaaatgctagatgctgcTGGGGGATCATATTCTCTCTATTAGCCCTTATGGTTAGAGGGAATCATATACTCTGTCATTCTATTTGCATTTGTGGAGCATGTAGTGCGCAGAAGATCAGATGctctattgaaatttgaaaatctgTCAGGGCCAAGTGGTTTTGAAAGTAATCTATTTGTTTGTATGACCCATATGTTCTAAAAACTTATGCCTAGCGTCGTCTAGGTTTTGCTTAAGTGCTAGACAATTGGTCACTGCCTCGATTAGTTCTTAAGCGTTTGAAATTAAGAAAGTGCGACCAGACCCACTTAGACATTCGCCTAGCCTGCATGGGCACTCACTTAACCCGCCTAAACCCGCATAGGTTGTGACTATCAGTTAGACAAAAATCtttaactttcattttgtattttattttgtcaattatAAAATGTAAGACCCTTGTTAGATATTttgatgaacactcattatacgATTGTTCCCcgtgttttcaatatgttataacactttataatatatatatatatatcattttattttgcaatttatatgtatcataatacaattatgtgttttttaaatataaataggtACTTAtacatatctatatatatatacacacacacacacacacacacatacatacatacatatatataataaatttatttaaatttcatcTAGTCCGTCTAAATCCTACTTAAATGATAAGTCCTAATTCGTCATCCAATTAGCACCCAACGTCTTTTAAAATCTTACTAAAATTACAAAAGACCATGCAGAAACGAAAAATATTGTCAAAAAAATCACTCCCCCCTTTCAAAATTTCAGCTCTCGAAGACTATGGTGATGTATTTTTTGTTGAACTGGTTAAAATTGACGTGTGCCTGCACTGGGACTGTCCTGTTTGTTTGTCCCCGTTAACCATTTTAGGACCATCTGGGTGGGAAGACAACACGGAGCTAGTTCCACAGCTTTCTTTTGATTTGATCGATATGGCTGCTAGATTATGAGTGGCCACTTTCTCCAATGTCCTTGCACCTCTAGATGATTTGATCGATATACACATCATTGCTGTTTGTACTTTTAACAGCAGCTGACAATCAATGATATCCCAGAATACTAACTCTGTCATGTAAGATGATTTATATGAAACATCTTAACGTTATTTATGGTTAGTTTTTAAAATATCGGTAAAAGAATCAATatacaaatttataaaaatatcggCAGATATATCAAAATATCGATATTAGTTGATTTCGATAGAAATAatgataatttaaaaataaataaaaaaactttaggATTCCAAAACATTGATTTGGACAAAATATAAGAATTTCGTCGATATTTAACAGATACGTCATAAATATCGATGATATCTATCGATTTTAACCTAAACTTAAGAGTTTATACGATATAAGATGAAGTTTAAactttacccccccccccattttcatatatttctctgatttttttatattttcatgaaaatatcgtatcaaaaaaatttaaaacactgCGTATGATATTCTAATTCAATggtataatattatataatgaTGGGATCAAAATACGAGAAGTCAGGTGATTTTTGAATGTACTAACACAATCACAAGATTCGTTTGCACTTAAAAATTTGTTCATCTTGTAAATGTATGGTGTGTCTTAAATTCTAAATGTACAATAATTGTCACGTCCATAATTTTTCATGTCACTTTGGGCGAATCCAAATCAATTCTGAACAAGCACGTTACACGTACGCTgtcatttgctttttttttttttgttgagtttGTGTAATCGGTGTTCAGCTGGAACCTCATTTGAGCATTCAGCAAGGCACACTAGTGAACATAAAAATAGGCCCAGCCCAGATACATCATGCAGAAAAGGCTGAAAGCCCATTTCACTAATCAgcttaattaaaacaaaacaacataaaataatgACGTCTCGCATTCATACCTTTAGTTTGATTTTCTTCCACTGTACGTTATCCTTGTGTTAGGTTTTTCGTCAAGTAATTATGTCAGAATATACTTGCTTATTTTTTGGAACTGCACCATTGGATTGTCTCACATCAGCATGTCATGTTGGTtcgttttctctttttatttctgGTTGGCAGTGGAATTTCAGAGTTGGTTTTACCTCCAAGTAAGGCTCGGTTATCTATTCCGTCGCATATATTGACGGTAAGTCGAGGCCGGAGGTTGCGATCGTTTAGGCTATATCAAGTACTTTGATGCGAATTTTACAAATTTCACCGCAGGTGTTGAAACAATTGAAAATTGTGTTTGCTTGCATGAGGAGGATCACGGAATCTTATGGAAGCATCAGGATTGGAGAACAGGTTTATAGCAGAAGTTAGACGATCTGTGTGCTTCTTCTCCAGTTGACCTACCTGTAAGAATCCTATGTGGACTCAACTAGTTAGGATAAAGGAGAAGTAATAGGTTGGTAATACAAATCAAATAGAGTTTGAATACGTGTAAAGCTACATCCTATAATTGAGGAATACACTTCCAACGTGCGTTTGAAAATAAGCACTAATCACAACTGCTCCATACACGGTTGGGATTGGGTGCAACGGGTGAATAACCAACCTCCTATGATAGATGGAAGTTGGCTACCATTGCATCTATATAAAATGAATTCCCTGCTCATAGAGAAAGTGTTCTACGTTCAAGGGGTCTATCACCATTAGAATATAAAGGTCTCTAAGTGAGTAAAGAGTTCTTTGACAACCACGATGGCTTCGACAATTATGCTGCACAAATGCGTTCTCCTGAAACTACTGATATGGTGCTACTATGGCTACTTCGACAGGTTTGTCTTCGACCCTTATGTCTGATTGTGGTCTAGGGTTAAAGTTAGAATAAGATTTGTTCCAACACTACCCTACTCCCTTTCTTTTGGGTATGATTTTGTTGCTT from Pyrus communis chromosome 4, drPyrComm1.1, whole genome shotgun sequence harbors:
- the LOC137732439 gene encoding protein DETOXIFICATION 30-like, whose product is MAIVQEDDPVVVHAGDIPPIVSFRGFSQQFYKETKRLWYLAGPAIFTSFSQYSIGAITQIFAGHVGTLELATYGMGSALETLCGQAFGAGQLDMLGIYMQRSWVILNSTAVLLSFLYIFAEQLLKMIGQTDDISKAAGQFAIWMIPQLFAYAMNFPLAKFLQSQSKIMVMAAISAGALVLHTLFSWLLMFKLGWGLVGAAVVLNASWWFIVLAQLIYIFSGTCGRAWVGFSLKAFHNLWDFVKLSMASGIMLCLECWYFMALVLFAGYLKNARVSVDGMSICLNIFGWTLMAALGMTTAISVRVSNELGAAHPRTAKFSLVVAVVTSFLIGVALSLALIITRDIYPSLFSSDPEVKALVKHLTPLLATCIVINSIQPVLSGVAIGAGWQAVVGYVNIVCYYAFGVPLGLIMGYKLHGGSKGIWTGMLLGTVLQTGILFSMICKTSWNKEASIAEDRIRKWGGQIESKENRGGYTDSQNNNGGHKDLEKNGDHTDLKENGIEN